The Pseudomonas fluorescens genome includes a window with the following:
- the choX gene encoding choline ABC transporter substrate-binding protein, with protein MQKLSTVLTAGLLALGSVSAWAEQSCETVKMADPGWSDIAATNAITGFLLDGMGYKAKVDTLAVPITFGGLKDGQVDVFLGNWMPAQQGFYDKFVANGDVTQLAKNLDGTEFTLAVPDYVWDAGVHNFADLNKFADKFDKKIYGIGSGAPANLSLKEIIKTNDFGMGEWKLVESSEQAMLAEVSRAVKKQKFVTFLGWTPHPMNVQLKMHYLKGGEKYFGDTGSVYTLTRKGYAQACPNVGKLLTNLSFTQEMENSIMAEVVNNKVSNADAAKAWIKANPAVLDKWLDGVKTLDGKDALAVVKAKL; from the coding sequence ATGCAAAAGTTATCCACAGTACTGACCGCTGGACTGTTGGCATTGGGCAGTGTTTCGGCCTGGGCCGAGCAAAGCTGCGAAACGGTGAAGATGGCCGACCCGGGCTGGAGCGATATCGCCGCCACCAATGCCATCACCGGTTTCCTGCTGGACGGGATGGGCTACAAGGCCAAGGTCGACACCCTCGCGGTGCCGATCACCTTCGGTGGCCTCAAGGATGGCCAGGTGGATGTGTTCTTGGGTAATTGGATGCCGGCGCAGCAGGGCTTTTATGACAAGTTCGTGGCCAATGGCGACGTCACGCAGTTGGCCAAGAACCTGGACGGCACCGAGTTCACCCTGGCGGTCCCGGACTACGTCTGGGACGCCGGTGTGCATAACTTTGCCGACCTGAACAAATTCGCCGACAAGTTCGACAAGAAGATCTACGGCATCGGCTCCGGCGCCCCGGCCAACCTCTCCCTGAAAGAAATCATCAAGACCAATGATTTCGGCATGGGCGAGTGGAAACTGGTGGAATCCAGTGAGCAGGCGATGCTGGCGGAAGTCTCCCGGGCGGTGAAGAAACAGAAGTTCGTGACCTTCCTCGGCTGGACCCCGCACCCGATGAACGTGCAATTGAAAATGCACTACCTCAAAGGCGGCGAGAAATACTTCGGCGACACGGGCAGCGTCTATACCCTGACCCGCAAAGGTTATGCACAGGCCTGCCCGAATGTGGGCAAGCTGCTGACCAACCTGAGCTTCACCCAGGAAATGGAAAACAGCATCATGGCCGAGGTGGTGAACAACAAGGTCAGCAACGCCGACGCGGCCAAGGCCTGGATCAAGGCCAACCCGGCGGTCCTGGACAAATGGCTGGACGGTGTGAAGACCCTGGATGGCAAGGATGCGCTGGCGGTGGTGAAGGCCAAGCTGTAA
- the betC gene encoding choline-sulfatase: MKRKNILFIMADQMAAPMLPIYGPSPIKLPNLSRLAAEGVVFDAAYCNSPLCAPSRFTLVSGQLPSKIGAYDNAADFPADVPTYAHYLRRLGYRTALSGKMHFCGPDQLHGYEERLTSDIYPADYGWAVNWDEPDVRPSWYHNMSSVLQAGPCVRTNQLDFDEEVVFKAQQYLFDHIREDGDQPFCLTVSMTHPHDPYTIPKAFWDLYDDNDIPLPQTPAQTTLDPHSQRLLKVYDLWDKPLPVDKIRDARRAYFGACSYIDSNVGKLLQTLEDTGLLDDTIVVFSGDHGDMLGEKGLWYKMHWFEMAARVPLLISAPGQFASGRVGAAVSTADLLPTLVELAGGTLEPGLPLDGRSLVPHLQGQGGHDEVFGEYMAEGTISPLMMIRRGPWKFIYSEDDPCLLFDVRNDPKELENLSQSPEHQALFADFLAEARAKWDISTIHQQVLASQRRRRFVAQALTLGKLKSWDHQPLVDASQQYMRNHIDLDDLERKARYPQPCQNQ; encoded by the coding sequence ATGAAGCGCAAGAACATTCTTTTCATCATGGCCGATCAGATGGCCGCGCCAATGTTGCCGATCTACGGTCCTTCGCCGATCAAGCTGCCGAACCTCTCGCGCCTGGCCGCCGAGGGCGTGGTGTTCGATGCCGCCTACTGCAACAGCCCGCTGTGCGCACCGTCGCGTTTCACCCTGGTGAGCGGCCAGTTGCCGAGCAAGATCGGTGCATACGACAACGCGGCGGACTTCCCGGCGGACGTGCCGACCTATGCCCATTACCTGCGTCGCCTCGGCTACCGCACGGCGCTGTCCGGCAAGATGCACTTCTGCGGGCCGGACCAACTGCACGGCTACGAAGAACGCCTGACCAGCGACATTTACCCGGCCGATTACGGCTGGGCGGTGAACTGGGACGAGCCGGACGTGCGGCCGAGTTGGTATCACAACATGTCGTCGGTGTTGCAGGCCGGGCCGTGCGTGCGTACCAACCAGCTGGATTTCGATGAAGAAGTGGTGTTCAAGGCCCAGCAGTACCTGTTCGACCACATCCGCGAAGACGGTGACCAGCCGTTTTGCCTCACCGTATCGATGACCCACCCACACGACCCGTACACGATTCCCAAGGCGTTCTGGGATTTGTATGACGACAACGACATCCCTTTGCCGCAGACCCCGGCGCAAACGACGCTCGACCCCCATTCCCAGCGGCTGCTGAAGGTCTATGACCTGTGGGACAAGCCGCTGCCTGTGGATAAGATCCGGGATGCCCGCCGCGCCTATTTCGGCGCATGCAGCTACATTGACAGCAATGTCGGCAAGCTGCTGCAGACCTTGGAAGACACCGGTCTACTGGACGACACGATCGTCGTGTTCTCTGGCGATCACGGGGACATGCTCGGCGAAAAGGGCCTCTGGTACAAAATGCACTGGTTCGAAATGGCCGCCCGCGTGCCGTTGCTGATCAGCGCTCCGGGGCAGTTCGCCAGTGGCCGGGTGGGCGCGGCCGTGTCCACCGCCGACTTGCTGCCGACCCTGGTGGAGCTGGCCGGCGGCACGCTGGAACCGGGCTTGCCGCTGGATGGCCGTTCGCTGGTGCCCCATCTGCAAGGGCAGGGCGGGCATGATGAAGTCTTCGGTGAATACATGGCCGAAGGCACCATCAGCCCCCTGATGATGATCCGTCGCGGCCCGTGGAAATTCATCTACAGCGAAGATGACCCGTGCCTGCTGTTTGACGTGCGCAACGACCCCAAAGAACTGGAGAACCTCAGCCAATCCCCTGAGCATCAGGCTCTGTTCGCCGATTTTCTCGCCGAAGCGCGCGCCAAGTGGGACATTTCGACCATTCATCAACAGGTGCTCGCCAGCCAGCGCCGCCGCCGTTTTGTCGCCCAGGCGCTGACCCTGGGCAAACTCAAGAGCTGGGATCACCAGCCGCTGGTGGACGCCAGCCAGCAGTACATGCGTAACCACATCGACCTCGACGATCTGGAGCGCAAGGCCCGTTATCCACAACCCTGCCAAAACCAATAA
- a CDS encoding choline sulfate utilization transcriptional regulator produces the protein MYDALGNLSLELFRAFEAAARHQSFTAAAIELGTTQPAISQQIKRLEEQLGTRLFDRIYRGIELTEAGTILFEQVQAGLQSIDAGLSAITAQHQHEVLQVATDFAFAAYWLMPRLHRFHAANPQVDVSLVTSERNHNMLRTDIDVAVLFGDGRFKQGESRWLFSEEVFPVCSPLLLKDRPLPLPPQALAEFPLLHLRAGNSNSWFDWSGVFRELGITSPPAPGQLRFDNYTLLIQAAIGGQGVAIGWRHLVDNLLAQGLLCRPIAETVLSRLGYYVVLPQRKRRGVLIRQFVDWLMEEQANSAESLTGLPLPSIAV, from the coding sequence ATGTATGACGCCCTGGGTAACCTGTCCCTGGAACTGTTCCGTGCCTTTGAAGCCGCAGCACGCCACCAAAGCTTTACCGCGGCGGCGATCGAGCTGGGCACCACGCAACCGGCCATCAGCCAACAGATCAAGCGCCTGGAAGAGCAACTGGGTACGCGGTTGTTCGACCGCATCTATCGCGGGATCGAACTGACCGAGGCCGGGACCATCCTGTTCGAGCAGGTCCAGGCCGGCTTGCAGAGCATCGATGCCGGGTTGAGTGCAATCACCGCCCAGCATCAGCATGAGGTGCTGCAAGTCGCCACGGACTTCGCATTCGCCGCCTATTGGCTGATGCCGCGCCTGCATCGCTTTCACGCCGCCAACCCCCAGGTGGATGTGAGCCTGGTGACCAGCGAGCGCAACCACAACATGTTGCGCACCGATATCGACGTTGCCGTGCTGTTCGGCGACGGTCGCTTCAAACAAGGTGAAAGTCGTTGGCTATTCAGCGAAGAAGTCTTTCCGGTGTGCAGCCCGCTGCTGCTCAAGGATCGTCCCCTGCCCTTGCCCCCCCAGGCCCTGGCGGAGTTTCCGTTGCTGCACCTGCGCGCGGGCAACAGCAACAGCTGGTTCGACTGGAGTGGGGTATTCCGCGAGCTGGGCATCACGTCACCACCGGCGCCCGGGCAACTGCGCTTCGACAACTACACACTACTCATCCAGGCGGCGATTGGCGGTCAAGGCGTCGCCATCGGCTGGCGGCACCTTGTGGATAACTTATTGGCCCAGGGGCTGCTGTGTCGTCCGATCGCTGAAACGGTGCTGTCGCGGCTGGGGTATTACGTGGTCTTGCCTCAGCGTAAACGGCGCGGTGTGTTGATCAGACAATTCGTCGATTGGCTGATGGAAGAACAGGCCAACAGTGCTGAATCGCTCACGGGGTTGCCGTTGCCTTCGATTGCGGTTTGA
- a CDS encoding NAD(P)-dependent oxidoreductase: MKNAETPVIKVVLYGAMSSLGSALMAEMLRRQHEVIAILDDLTALAPRPGLRTKTGDLFDPERVKQSVAGASAVVCLLNAPGLPMNSEQVERTLIPGPVEQVLAVDALIAGMQAVNIPRLFLVGDFAMLDEEPTDDDLQRHAAEEVLDALKNSTLQWTLINAPYAAPGLGIEHFSQVSTSLEPGMAESLERLNRVAVGIADELRLNLHVGEHVSFVAAH, from the coding sequence ATGAAAAACGCCGAAACCCCGGTCATCAAAGTGGTGCTCTATGGTGCCATGAGCAGCCTCGGCAGTGCGTTGATGGCTGAAATGCTGCGGCGCCAGCACGAAGTCATCGCCATTCTCGACGATCTTACTGCCCTGGCTCCACGCCCGGGCCTGCGGACCAAGACCGGTGATCTTTTCGATCCCGAGCGGGTCAAGCAAAGTGTTGCCGGTGCCAGCGCCGTGGTGTGTCTGCTGAACGCGCCGGGGTTGCCGATGAACAGCGAACAAGTGGAGCGCACCTTGATTCCCGGCCCGGTGGAGCAAGTATTGGCCGTGGATGCACTGATCGCTGGCATGCAGGCGGTGAATATTCCCCGGCTGTTCCTGGTGGGCGACTTTGCGATGCTCGACGAGGAGCCGACGGACGACGATTTGCAGCGCCACGCCGCCGAAGAAGTGCTCGACGCCCTGAAGAACAGCACCTTGCAGTGGACCTTGATCAATGCCCCCTATGCCGCGCCAGGCTTGGGCATCGAGCATTTCAGCCAGGTCAGTACCAGCCTCGAACCCGGCATGGCCGAATCCCTGGAGCGGCTCAACCGGGTGGCGGTCGGCATCGCCGATGAGCTGCGCCTGAACCTGCATGTGGGCGAGCATGTCAGCTTTGTGGCCGCCCACTAG
- a CDS encoding DOPA 4,5-dioxygenase family protein, which produces MQRIKGYHAHVYFDANTLDQARALCEEAAQLFPLKMGRVHQRPVGPHPDWSCQLAFDPQYIGVVLPWLALNRKGLVIFMHPETGDDLIDHTEHAIWMGAVRPLDLSVFKVSP; this is translated from the coding sequence ATGCAGCGGATCAAGGGCTACCACGCCCACGTGTATTTCGACGCCAACACCCTCGACCAGGCGCGGGCCCTGTGCGAGGAAGCGGCGCAACTGTTTCCGCTGAAAATGGGCCGCGTCCATCAACGCCCGGTCGGCCCGCATCCGGACTGGAGCTGTCAGCTGGCATTCGACCCGCAGTACATTGGCGTGGTCTTGCCGTGGCTGGCGCTCAATCGCAAAGGGCTGGTGATTTTCATGCACCCGGAGACCGGCGACGACCTGATCGACCACACCGAGCATGCGATCTGGATGGGGGCGGTGCGGCCGTTGGATCTTTCGGTGTTTAAAGTAAGTCCCTGA
- a CDS encoding CitMHS family transporter, which translates to MLTFLGFAMVITFMFLIMTKRLSALIALIIIPILFALFGGFAPKIGPMMLEGITKLAPTGVMLMFAILYFALMIDSGLFDPAVRKILKLVKGDPLKVSVGTAVLALVVSLDGDGATTYMICVAAMLPLYSRIGMSPRIMAGLIILAGGVMNMTPWGGPTARAASALHVDPSDIFVPMIPAMLAGVVAILAISYMYGKRERARLGELHLVGDEIDHSEISVSQFPDARRPKLIWFNGALTLGLMCTLIAGLLPLPVLFMVAFSIAMIVNYPCLQQQKDRVAAHAGSVLAVVGLIFAAGIFTGILSGTGMVDAMSKSLLAVIPEFLGPYLAVITALVSMPFTFFMSNDAFYYGVLPVLAEAASHYGITAVEMARASIVGQPVHLLSPLVPSTYLLVALAGIEFGDHQRFTLKWAVLVCLCIMFAALLMGIFPLFSTL; encoded by the coding sequence ATGCTGACTTTCCTTGGCTTCGCCATGGTCATCACGTTCATGTTCCTGATCATGACCAAGCGCCTCTCCGCGCTGATCGCCTTGATCATCATCCCGATCCTGTTCGCCCTGTTCGGTGGTTTTGCACCGAAAATCGGTCCGATGATGCTCGAAGGCATCACCAAGCTCGCCCCGACCGGGGTGATGCTGATGTTCGCAATTCTGTATTTTGCCCTGATGATCGACTCCGGCCTGTTCGACCCGGCCGTGCGCAAGATCCTCAAGCTGGTCAAGGGCGACCCGTTGAAAGTTTCGGTCGGTACCGCCGTTCTGGCGCTCGTCGTTTCCCTTGATGGTGACGGCGCGACCACTTACATGATCTGCGTGGCGGCGATGCTGCCGCTCTACAGCCGTATCGGCATGAGCCCACGCATCATGGCTGGCCTGATCATCCTCGCCGGCGGCGTGATGAACATGACCCCGTGGGGCGGTCCTACTGCCCGGGCGGCCAGTGCGTTGCATGTCGATCCGTCCGACATTTTCGTGCCGATGATTCCGGCGATGCTGGCCGGTGTGGTGGCGATCCTGGCGATTTCCTACATGTACGGTAAACGCGAACGCGCTCGCCTGGGTGAATTGCACCTGGTGGGTGATGAAATCGACCACAGCGAAATCAGCGTTTCCCAGTTCCCGGACGCCCGTCGTCCGAAGCTGATCTGGTTCAACGGCGCGTTGACCCTGGGCCTGATGTGCACCCTGATCGCCGGCCTGTTGCCGCTGCCGGTGCTGTTCATGGTGGCCTTCAGTATCGCGATGATCGTCAACTACCCGTGCTTGCAACAGCAGAAGGATCGCGTTGCGGCCCACGCCGGCAGCGTCTTGGCGGTGGTCGGGCTGATTTTCGCGGCCGGTATCTTCACCGGCATCCTGTCCGGCACCGGCATGGTCGACGCCATGTCCAAGAGCCTGCTGGCGGTCATCCCGGAATTCCTGGGTCCTTACCTTGCGGTCATCACTGCACTGGTAAGCATGCCGTTCACTTTCTTCATGTCTAACGATGCATTTTATTACGGGGTGTTACCGGTTCTCGCCGAAGCCGCCAGCCACTACGGCATCACCGCTGTCGAAATGGCCCGTGCCTCGATCGTCGGCCAGCCCGTCCACCTGTTAAGCCCGCTGGTTCCGTCGACTTACCTGCTGGTGGCGCTGGCCGGGATCGAGTTCGGCGATCACCAACGCTTCACCCTGAAGTGGGCAGTATTGGTTTGCCTGTGCATAATGTTCGCCGCGTTGCTGATGGGGATTTTTCCGCTGTTCAGCACTCTATAA
- a CDS encoding TerC family protein — MEWLTNPEIWVAFFTLTALEIVLGIDNIIMISILVSRMPKHMQARTRIFGLALAMVTRILLLLSITWVMRLTADLFEVFGQGISGRDLILFFGGLFLLWKSSQEMYHALEGEDETNEAPSGKGGNFIYTIIQIAIIDIVFSLDSVITAVGMVSHVPVMVAAIIVAVLVMMLASATISEFIDKHPSLKMLALSFLLVVGTVLIAESFDVHVPKGYVYFAMAFSLAVEAINIKMRTAIARKRKQQDPVKLRKDMPGQ, encoded by the coding sequence ATGGAATGGCTGACCAACCCGGAAATCTGGGTTGCCTTCTTCACCTTGACCGCCCTGGAAATTGTCCTGGGCATCGACAACATCATCATGATTTCGATCCTGGTCAGCCGCATGCCCAAGCACATGCAGGCGCGCACCCGGATTTTCGGCCTGGCGCTGGCCATGGTCACGCGGATCCTGTTGCTGCTGTCCATCACCTGGGTCATGCGCCTGACCGCCGATCTGTTCGAAGTGTTCGGCCAGGGCATCTCCGGACGTGACCTGATCCTGTTCTTCGGCGGCCTGTTCCTGCTGTGGAAAAGCTCCCAGGAGATGTACCACGCGCTGGAAGGCGAAGATGAAACCAACGAGGCGCCTTCGGGCAAGGGCGGCAATTTCATCTACACCATCATCCAGATCGCGATCATCGACATCGTGTTCTCCCTGGACTCGGTCATCACCGCCGTCGGCATGGTTTCCCATGTGCCGGTGATGGTGGCGGCGATCATCGTCGCCGTGCTGGTGATGATGCTGGCCTCGGCGACCATCAGTGAGTTCATCGACAAGCACCCGTCGCTGAAGATGCTGGCGCTGTCGTTCCTGCTGGTGGTCGGTACCGTGCTGATCGCCGAGTCGTTCGACGTGCATGTGCCAAAAGGCTACGTCTACTTCGCCATGGCGTTCTCCCTGGCGGTGGAAGCCATCAACATCAAGATGCGCACTGCGATTGCACGCAAGCGCAAGCAGCAGGACCCGGTGAAACTGCGCAAGGATATGCCGGGTCAGTAA
- a CDS encoding Na/Pi cotransporter family protein has translation MLTLLNLLSAVALLIWGTHIVRTGILRVYGSNLRHVIGQNMSRRWLAFVAGIMVTAMVQSSNATAMLVTSFVGQGLMALTPALATMLGADVGTALMARVLTLDLSWLSPLLIFLGVIFFLSRKQTRVGQMGRVGIGLGLIILALQLIVEAATPITHAQGVKVIFASLTGDILLDALVGAMFAMISYSSLAAVLLTATLAGAAVISLPVAIGLVIGANIGSGVLAFLSTSMQNAAGRQVALGSLLYKLIGLLLIIPVLDPLVGWLDSLDFSPQETVIGFHLLYNTVRCLVLLPSVGPMARLCAWLLPERPDTNGTAKPRHLDPTALATPSLALANAARETLRIGDLIENMLEAMLDVLRGQQTAVTQDVRRISDDVEALCSAIKLYMAQMPREDLSEQDSRRWAEIIELAINLKLASDLIERMLRKVQQQKTSQRRSFSEVGLEELAGLHSHLIANLRLGLSVFLSADRESARQLLREKRRFRAQERRMAHAHVSRLQRKVVQSLETSSLHLELIADMRRLNSLFCGSAYVVLETAEIGALAADEISDITHSP, from the coding sequence ATGCTGACCCTGCTGAATTTGCTCTCCGCCGTCGCCCTGCTGATCTGGGGCACGCATATCGTGCGTACCGGCATCTTGCGGGTCTATGGCTCGAACCTGCGCCATGTCATCGGCCAGAACATGTCCCGACGCTGGCTGGCCTTTGTCGCGGGCATCATGGTCACGGCCATGGTCCAGAGCAGCAACGCCACGGCCATGCTCGTCACCTCGTTCGTCGGCCAGGGCCTGATGGCGCTGACCCCGGCCCTGGCGACCATGCTCGGCGCCGATGTCGGCACCGCGCTGATGGCACGGGTGCTGACCCTCGACCTGTCGTGGCTGTCACCGCTGCTGATTTTCCTCGGGGTGATTTTTTTCCTGTCGCGCAAACAGACCCGCGTCGGGCAAATGGGTCGGGTCGGCATCGGCCTGGGCCTGATCATCCTGGCCCTGCAATTGATCGTCGAAGCCGCGACGCCCATCACCCATGCCCAGGGCGTGAAAGTGATCTTCGCCTCGCTGACGGGCGACATCCTGCTCGATGCGTTGGTCGGCGCGATGTTCGCGATGATCTCCTACTCCAGCCTGGCGGCCGTGCTGCTGACCGCCACACTGGCCGGGGCCGCGGTGATCAGCCTGCCGGTGGCCATCGGCCTGGTGATTGGCGCCAACATTGGTAGCGGCGTACTGGCCTTTCTCAGTACCAGCATGCAGAACGCCGCCGGGCGCCAGGTGGCGTTGGGCAGCCTGTTGTACAAGCTGATCGGCCTGTTGCTGATCATTCCGGTACTCGATCCGCTGGTGGGCTGGCTGGACAGCCTGGATTTCAGCCCCCAGGAAACCGTCATTGGTTTCCATCTGCTCTATAACACCGTGCGTTGCCTGGTGCTGCTGCCCAGCGTCGGCCCCATGGCGCGGCTCTGTGCCTGGCTGCTGCCAGAACGTCCGGACACCAACGGCACGGCCAAGCCGCGACATCTGGACCCTACCGCCCTCGCCACTCCGAGCCTGGCGCTGGCGAACGCGGCCCGGGAAACCTTGCGTATCGGCGACCTGATCGAAAACATGCTCGAAGCCATGCTGGACGTGCTGCGCGGCCAGCAGACCGCGGTGACCCAGGACGTGCGGCGCATAAGCGATGACGTCGAGGCGCTGTGCAGTGCAATCAAGTTGTACATGGCGCAAATGCCCCGTGAAGACCTCAGCGAACAGGACAGCCGCCGCTGGGCGGAGATCATCGAACTGGCGATCAACCTGAAACTGGCCAGCGACCTGATCGAGCGCATGTTGCGCAAGGTCCAGCAACAGAAGACCTCGCAACGTCGCTCCTTTTCCGAGGTGGGCCTTGAGGAGTTGGCGGGGCTGCACAGCCACTTGATCGCCAACTTGCGGCTGGGGCTGTCGGTATTTCTCAGTGCCGACCGGGAAAGCGCCCGCCAGTTGCTGCGTGAGAAACGTCGCTTTCGGGCGCAGGAACGGCGCATGGCCCATGCCCACGTCAGCCGTCTGCAGCGCAAGGTCGTGCAAAGCCTGGAGACCAGCTCCCTTCACTTGGAGCTGATTGCCGACATGAGGCGCCTCAATTCGCTGTTTTGCGGCAGTGCCTATGTGGTCCTGGAGACCGCCGAGATCGGCGCACTGGCGGCGGATGAAATTAGCGACATTACCCATTCGCCGTGA
- a CDS encoding M16 family metallopeptidase, translating to MRCLLFAFLLLGSLPVVALDRFQVEGYTLPNGMQLMLKPGSERGHVAIRLVVGVGLDDFSCADKELPHLLEHLLFSGVDEGGEGGLEERMQALGGEWNAFTSNADTTFVIEAPARNQRKILDLLLALLTRTRIDEKALEAAKRVVEREDGGHYTHLQRWLDHQDLGHKASNQLAVELGLRCAERAEVGRHTLARLEQVRKAWYAPNNMTLIVVGDLDRLLPAYLERAFGELEPVEPSPHEALPQIRYKAVTKRNLIHGLVGNSAKLHWLFPEPVLDEQHDETFDLLKDYLDWALYRQLRLARGLSYGPWTEREVFGGVGFFSLNADLSREDLPEAEQALEELRKRLLKDGLDPADFVRIKRAAIAHQSWAVQGNSALADYYWGALGDYEDGRFANPALRLQEVSLEQANVALRELLKDPGYLRIEKPLLSDDELVWGLGGLLGVLLLGLVVWQVRRRARPESG from the coding sequence ATGCGTTGTCTGTTGTTCGCCTTTCTTTTACTCGGCTCACTGCCCGTGGTCGCCCTGGACCGGTTCCAGGTCGAAGGCTATACGTTGCCCAACGGCATGCAGCTGATGCTCAAGCCGGGCAGCGAGCGCGGGCATGTGGCGATCCGCTTGGTGGTCGGCGTGGGCCTGGACGACTTCAGTTGCGCCGACAAGGAACTGCCGCATCTGCTCGAACACCTGCTGTTCAGCGGCGTCGATGAGGGCGGTGAAGGCGGCCTGGAAGAGCGCATGCAGGCCTTGGGTGGCGAGTGGAATGCCTTCACGAGCAACGCCGACACCACGTTCGTGATCGAGGCGCCAGCACGCAATCAACGCAAGATCCTGGACCTGCTGCTGGCGCTGTTGACCCGCACCCGCATCGATGAAAAAGCCCTGGAGGCGGCCAAGCGGGTGGTGGAACGCGAGGACGGCGGCCACTACACCCACCTGCAACGCTGGCTCGATCACCAGGACCTGGGCCACAAGGCCAGCAACCAGTTGGCGGTTGAGCTGGGCCTGCGCTGCGCGGAACGGGCCGAGGTCGGGCGCCATACCCTCGCCCGACTCGAACAAGTGCGCAAGGCCTGGTATGCACCGAACAACATGACCCTGATCGTGGTCGGCGACCTCGACCGACTGTTGCCGGCCTACCTGGAGCGCGCCTTTGGCGAACTCGAGCCGGTGGAGCCCAGCCCACACGAGGCGCTGCCGCAGATCCGCTACAAGGCGGTCACCAAGCGCAACCTGATCCATGGCCTGGTCGGCAATAGCGCCAAGCTTCATTGGCTGTTCCCGGAGCCGGTGCTGGATGAGCAGCATGACGAAACCTTCGACCTGCTCAAGGATTACCTGGACTGGGCGCTCTATCGCCAATTGCGCCTGGCCCGTGGCTTGTCCTACGGGCCGTGGACCGAACGCGAGGTGTTCGGCGGCGTCGGCTTCTTCAGCCTGAACGCGGACCTGTCCCGCGAAGACTTGCCCGAAGCCGAACAGGCGCTGGAAGAACTGCGCAAGAGATTGCTCAAGGATGGCCTGGACCCCGCCGATTTCGTGCGCATCAAACGTGCGGCCATTGCCCATCAGTCCTGGGCGGTTCAAGGCAACAGCGCACTGGCCGATTACTACTGGGGCGCCCTGGGCGATTATGAAGACGGCCGTTTCGCCAACCCGGCCCTGCGCCTGCAGGAGGTGAGCCTGGAACAGGCCAACGTGGCCCTGCGCGAACTGCTCAAGGACCCGGGTTACCTGCGCATCGAAAAGCCGTTGCTCAGTGACGATGAGCTCGTCTGGGGGCTGGGCGGTCTGCTGGGGGTGCTGTTGCTTGGGTTGGTGGTGTGGCAAGTGCGTCGGCGGGCCCGACCAGAATCTGGTTGA
- a CDS encoding DUF5924 family protein, translating into MQNLTVYIQRLLELMKRYPGVIALGGFISGVGSFMLVDRQQGLATWIAIMMLVSWLWLMVENSMTRLFARIFKREIPQPLLRYATQMIHQESLFFVLPFFFITTTWNSSQLIFTGLLTIAALISITDPLYYKWLAPRRWAFLALHTLTLFAALLTALPVILHLTTDQSFKLALGIAMLLSFPSLASIFPIRTVRNALAILCITLGIGAAGWVLRSWVPPATLWMTEVAISTQLEDRTPGASLKEVSAAQIRGNGLYAYTAINAPRGLDERIYHVWQFNGKEVDRIALDIHGGRKEGYRAWTHKQNFPQDPTGKWQVRVLTENGQMIGVLRFNVSADAPEAK; encoded by the coding sequence ATGCAAAACCTGACGGTCTATATCCAGCGCCTCCTTGAATTGATGAAGCGCTATCCAGGGGTCATTGCGCTCGGTGGCTTCATTTCCGGGGTCGGCAGCTTCATGCTGGTGGATCGCCAGCAGGGCCTGGCGACCTGGATCGCCATCATGATGCTGGTGAGCTGGCTCTGGCTGATGGTCGAGAACAGTATGACCCGGCTGTTCGCGCGGATTTTCAAACGGGAAATCCCCCAGCCGCTGTTGCGCTACGCCACGCAGATGATTCACCAGGAAAGCCTGTTTTTCGTCCTGCCGTTTTTCTTCATCACCACCACCTGGAACAGCAGCCAGCTGATTTTCACCGGCCTGCTGACGATCGCGGCGCTGATCTCGATCACCGACCCGCTGTACTACAAATGGCTGGCGCCTCGGCGCTGGGCGTTCCTGGCCTTGCACACGCTGACGCTGTTCGCCGCCCTGCTCACCGCGCTGCCGGTAATCCTGCACCTGACCACCGACCAAAGCTTCAAGCTGGCGCTGGGCATTGCGATGCTGCTGTCGTTTCCCAGCCTGGCCTCGATCTTCCCGATCCGCACCGTGCGCAACGCCCTGGCGATCCTGTGCATCACCCTGGGGATTGGCGCCGCCGGCTGGGTGCTGCGCTCCTGGGTGCCACCGGCCACGCTGTGGATGACCGAAGTGGCGATCAGCACCCAACTGGAAGATCGCACGCCGGGCGCCAGCCTCAAGGAAGTCAGCGCGGCCCAGATTCGCGGCAACGGCCTGTACGCCTACACCGCCATCAACGCACCGCGAGGGCTTGATGAGCGGATTTATCATGTCTGGCAGTTCAACGGTAAAGAAGTCGACCGCATCGCCCTGGACATCCACGGCGGGCGCAAGGAAGGCTATCGCGCCTGGACCCACAAGCAGAACTTCCCGCAAGACCCGACGGGCAAATGGCAGGTGCGGGTGCTGACGGAAAATGGTCAGATGATCGGCGTGTTGCGTTTCAACGTGAGCGCTGACGCACCCGAGGCAAAATAA